A genomic segment from Penaeus chinensis breed Huanghai No. 1 unplaced genomic scaffold, ASM1920278v2 CTG_6908, whole genome shotgun sequence encodes:
- the LOC125024849 gene encoding merozoite surface protein CMZ-8-like isoform X1: MLQDGKQGLRRVASRPSRGTTTTPTSTPTATPTSMTTPTSTPETTPTSTPETTPTSTPETTPPTPTVPPTTTPTSTPISPTITPETTPPSTPTITPITPTKPTQRPRSTTSPSWEGAWSALGGAWSASLPQAVGSSTSWEETPTDPPRPRTHPKGLRDGSVGRPVGKKKLHLSSSSSFPEGLRGMACAPRPVPGSP; the protein is encoded by the coding sequence ATGTTGCAGGATGGAAAGCAGGGCTTAAGACGCGTTGCAAGTCGCCCTTCGCGTGGTACGACGACCACGCCCACTTCGACGCCTACGGCCACGCCCACTTCGATGACCACGCCCACTTCGACGCCCGAGACCACGCCCACTTCGACACCCGAGACCACGCCCACTTCGACACCCGAGACCACGCCCCCTACGCCTACGGTCCCGCCTACGACCACGCCCACTTCGACGCCCATTTCGCCCACGATCACGCCCGAGACCACGCCCCCTTCGACGCCCACGATCACGCCCATTACGCCCACGAAACCGACGCAGCGACCAAGATCAACAACTTCTCCGTCGTGGGAGGGGGCGTGGTCGGCGTTGGGGGGGGCGTGGTCGGCTTCCCTCCCCCAGGCGGTTGGATCATCAACCAGCTGGGAGGAGACGCCCACGGACCCCCCGCGGCCTCGGACACACCCCAAAGGGCTTCGGGATGGCTCGGTAGGGCGTCCGGTAGGGAAGAAGAagctccacctctcctcttcctcctccttccctgagGGCCTTCGAGGGATGGCTTGTGCCCCACGGCCCGTCCCTGGGTCCCCCTAG
- the LOC125024849 gene encoding putative uncharacterized protein DDB_G0290521 isoform X2 yields MTTPTSTPETTPTSTPETTPTSTPETTPPTPTVPPTTTPTSTPISPTITPETTPPSTPTITPITPTKPTQRPRSTTSPSWEGAWSALGGAWSASLPQAVGSSTSWEETPTDPPRPRTHPKGLRDGSVGRPVGKKKLHLSSSSSFPEGLRGMACAPRPVPGSP; encoded by the coding sequence ATGACCACGCCCACTTCGACGCCCGAGACCACGCCCACTTCGACACCCGAGACCACGCCCACTTCGACACCCGAGACCACGCCCCCTACGCCTACGGTCCCGCCTACGACCACGCCCACTTCGACGCCCATTTCGCCCACGATCACGCCCGAGACCACGCCCCCTTCGACGCCCACGATCACGCCCATTACGCCCACGAAACCGACGCAGCGACCAAGATCAACAACTTCTCCGTCGTGGGAGGGGGCGTGGTCGGCGTTGGGGGGGGCGTGGTCGGCTTCCCTCCCCCAGGCGGTTGGATCATCAACCAGCTGGGAGGAGACGCCCACGGACCCCCCGCGGCCTCGGACACACCCCAAAGGGCTTCGGGATGGCTCGGTAGGGCGTCCGGTAGGGAAGAAGAagctccacctctcctcttcctcctccttccctgagGGCCTTCGAGGGATGGCTTGTGCCCCACGGCCCGTCCCTGGGTCCCCCTAG